In Dyadobacter subterraneus, a single genomic region encodes these proteins:
- a CDS encoding T9SS type A sorting domain-containing protein produces the protein MKFSHVPEVLNYKPLSVQKPMALNNFYRTLLFSNTASVESTAVSTTEVIEKNVEKRTPGIESAPRAEEQLYTSDKITVSNIYPNPASEYAEVDYTISSDLRDAKLIVYNVLGSQMAEYPLVKNDNKLRINTREMSTGLYFYQLALEGKKVATKKMLVRHQQ, from the coding sequence TTGAAATTTTCTCACGTTCCGGAAGTACTTAATTATAAACCACTTTCTGTTCAGAAGCCAATGGCTTTGAACAATTTTTACAGGACACTTTTATTTTCCAATACTGCATCTGTTGAAAGCACAGCGGTATCTACAACAGAAGTGATTGAAAAAAATGTTGAGAAACGTACGCCCGGAATTGAATCTGCGCCACGTGCAGAAGAGCAGTTATACACGAGTGATAAAATAACAGTATCAAATATATATCCCAATCCGGCTAGTGAATATGCTGAGGTTGATTATACAATTTCTTCTGATTTAAGAGACGCAAAATTAATTGTTTACAACGTGCTTGGCTCACAAATGGCCGAATATCCGTTGGTTAAAAATGACAATAAACTTCGCATAAATACACGGGAAATGTCCACAGGCTTATATTTTTATCAGCTGGCATTGGAAGGAAAAAAGGTAGCAACCAAAAAAATGCTCGTTCGCCATCAGCAATAG
- a CDS encoding outer membrane protein assembly factor BamD has protein sequence MLKNNFASYFLLIFAVLFITSCSKFSRLQKTGTDQQKYDAAMTYYKKGDFYRAGLLFEELIPLLKGSNESELAQFYYAYTQYQQGQYNTSQFLFKKFYDTYARSDFAQEALYMHAFSLYKDSAPHNLDQASTFTAISAMQDFINAYPQSTFRDECTRYILELRQKLELKAYDKAKLYYKISEFNMMSLKAAVISIDNFRKDFPDSKYNEELSFLKVESQYNLASNSLYLKQKDRYADVVKYYKELVDKYPTGKYLRDAEKMYDNSIKELEIIAAAEKERQKLLEVQPDSGSKPTKVTASTAPEQKQN, from the coding sequence ATGCTAAAAAACAATTTTGCAAGTTACTTCTTGCTTATTTTTGCCGTACTTTTCATTACTTCCTGTAGCAAATTTTCAAGATTACAGAAGACTGGTACAGACCAACAGAAGTATGACGCCGCCATGACTTATTATAAGAAGGGCGACTTTTACCGTGCGGGGCTTCTGTTTGAAGAGCTTATTCCTTTGCTAAAAGGGAGTAACGAATCTGAATTAGCGCAGTTTTATTATGCCTACACTCAGTATCAGCAAGGCCAGTATAATACCAGTCAGTTCTTATTCAAGAAATTTTACGATACATATGCAAGGAGTGATTTCGCCCAGGAAGCTTTGTATATGCATGCGTTTTCACTTTATAAAGATTCCGCCCCGCATAACCTGGATCAGGCCAGTACATTTACTGCCATTTCAGCGATGCAGGATTTTATAAATGCTTATCCTCAGAGCACGTTCCGCGATGAATGTACACGTTATATTCTTGAACTGCGTCAGAAACTGGAATTGAAAGCGTATGACAAAGCAAAATTGTATTACAAAATCAGCGAATTCAATATGATGTCGCTTAAAGCTGCGGTTATCTCAATTGATAACTTCCGTAAAGATTTTCCGGATTCAAAATATAATGAAGAATTATCATTCCTGAAAGTTGAATCACAATATAACCTGGCTTCTAACAGTCTTTACTTGAAGCAAAAAGACCGTTATGCAGACGTCGTTAAATATTACAAAGAGTTGGTGGATAAATATCCAACTGGTAAATATCTTCGTGATGCTGAGAAAATGTATGACAACAGTATTAAAGAACTGGAAATCATAGCGGCGGCAGAAAAAGAACGCCAGAAATTACTGGAAGTTCAACCGGATTCAGGTTCGAAACCAACGAAAGTTACAGCTTCAACAGCTCCTGAACAAAAACAGAACTAG
- a CDS encoding DNA-directed RNA polymerase subunit omega: MATNPSIITRDTDKIADVTGNLYESVSVISKRARQISSKMKEELNNKLAEFASGVDNLEEVFENREQIEISKFYERMPKAGSMAIDEFIEGKTYHSYRDTTEE; encoded by the coding sequence ATGGCAACGAATCCATCCATCATTACCCGCGATACGGACAAAATAGCTGACGTAACAGGGAATTTATATGAGTCGGTATCGGTAATCTCTAAAAGAGCCCGTCAGATATCAAGCAAAATGAAAGAGGAACTCAATAACAAGCTTGCTGAGTTTGCATCCGGCGTTGATAATCTGGAAGAAGTTTTTGAAAACCGTGAGCAAATTGAAATCTCTAAATTCTACGAACGTATGCCAAAAGCTGGCAGCATGGCCATCGATGAATTTATTGAAGGAAAAACGTATCACAGTTACAGAGACACTACCGAAGAATAA
- the coaBC gene encoding bifunctional phosphopantothenoylcysteine decarboxylase/phosphopantothenate--cysteine ligase CoaBC: protein MDLKGKKILLGVSGSIAAYKSALLVRLLIKEGAEVQVIMTGSAHQFITPLTLGTLSKRPVFTKFVQSENGTWNNHVELGLWADIMIIAPATARTLAKCATGNCDDLLTAVYLSARCPVFFAPAMDVDMYRHPSTQKNIETLLSYGNKLIEAEFGELASGLVGEGRLAEPENIISQIVSHFAKIPVAKNKKVLITAGPTAEPIDPVRFISNRSSGKMGYAIAKAFADAGAEVRLISGPTSLPVPNGVVLTKVKTARQMYEATQEYFSQYDLVIFSAAVADYTPLHVADQKIKKQGDQMKLELVKTTDIAGTLGKEKRDGQLLVGFALETEHEMDYALDKLQRKNFDYIILNSLNDAGSGFAHDTNKITVIDKSENVYRFPLKSKQEVAQDILNIILTKWSEV, encoded by the coding sequence TTGGATCTAAAAGGCAAAAAAATATTGCTTGGCGTTTCAGGCAGCATTGCTGCGTATAAATCGGCATTACTTGTAAGGTTACTTATAAAAGAAGGAGCAGAAGTTCAGGTCATTATGACGGGTTCTGCACATCAGTTTATAACCCCGCTCACACTTGGCACACTTTCAAAACGTCCTGTTTTTACCAAATTCGTTCAGTCAGAAAACGGTACCTGGAACAATCACGTTGAGTTAGGATTATGGGCTGATATTATGATCATTGCGCCTGCGACCGCAAGAACGCTTGCAAAATGCGCTACCGGAAATTGTGATGATTTATTAACAGCGGTATACCTTTCTGCGCGCTGTCCGGTATTTTTCGCCCCGGCTATGGACGTTGACATGTACCGTCATCCTTCAACCCAAAAAAACATTGAAACTCTTTTAAGCTACGGAAATAAATTAATTGAGGCAGAATTCGGCGAACTTGCCAGCGGTCTGGTTGGAGAAGGAAGGTTGGCAGAACCCGAAAATATTATTTCCCAAATCGTAAGCCACTTTGCAAAAATCCCGGTTGCAAAAAATAAAAAAGTACTCATCACCGCCGGTCCGACAGCTGAACCAATAGATCCTGTTCGTTTCATCAGCAATAGGTCTTCGGGGAAAATGGGATATGCGATTGCAAAAGCCTTTGCGGATGCCGGGGCAGAGGTCAGATTGATCAGCGGCCCTACCAGTTTACCCGTGCCTAATGGAGTAGTTCTCACAAAAGTGAAAACTGCCAGGCAGATGTATGAAGCAACACAGGAATATTTTTCACAATATGACCTTGTAATCTTTTCCGCGGCCGTAGCCGACTACACACCGCTGCATGTTGCGGATCAAAAAATAAAAAAACAAGGTGACCAGATGAAACTGGAATTAGTCAAAACCACTGATATTGCCGGAACGCTGGGAAAGGAAAAAAGAGACGGACAGCTTCTGGTAGGATTTGCCCTGGAAACAGAGCATGAAATGGATTATGCATTGGACAAATTACAACGCAAAAATTTTGATTACATCATCCTGAATTCCTTAAACGATGCAGGATCCGGATTTGCACACGATACCAACAAAATTACCGTTATTGATAAATCGGAAAACGTTTATCGCTTTCCTTTAAAATCGAAACAGGAAGTAGCACAAGATATCTTAAATATTATTCTGACTAAATGGAGCGAAGTATGA
- a CDS encoding DUF4835 family protein, giving the protein MKRLISLFCFTMGIFSGSVYAQELQFTVSLNYDQLVAQQKTDPASMTKLQSYISDFLNNTSWTRETFTKDEKIKCKLNINLTRSVTQGAYEGTAQLVIARPVFNSSYETVLFNYVDRSFTFNYLPTNQLYFNENSYTDELPFILAFYAYTALIFDFDSFSKLGGSPYMQKAFNLANLAANAPSPGRGWDTRKSADSRNRYWLIENLMSQQFIPFREGLYAYYRQGLDVATENPAQTRTKTLDLLTSIKAVAQLRPGSVVVNSFFDSKSDEIYSILKEANPEERKTAQTILVSLDPSKTQLYQKLSQ; this is encoded by the coding sequence ATGAAAAGGTTAATATCTCTTTTTTGTTTTACAATGGGTATTTTTTCAGGAAGCGTTTATGCCCAGGAACTTCAATTTACTGTTAGTCTTAATTATGATCAGCTTGTAGCTCAGCAAAAGACGGACCCTGCGTCCATGACAAAGCTTCAATCTTACATCAGCGATTTTTTGAATAATACCAGCTGGACAAGAGAGACTTTTACAAAAGATGAAAAGATAAAATGTAAGCTAAATATAAATCTGACGCGCTCCGTAACGCAGGGAGCTTATGAAGGTACCGCTCAACTGGTTATTGCCCGTCCGGTTTTTAATTCCAGTTATGAAACGGTTCTTTTCAATTATGTAGACAGAAGTTTTACATTTAACTACCTCCCTACTAATCAATTATATTTTAACGAAAACAGCTATACGGACGAATTGCCATTTATTCTGGCTTTCTACGCTTACACAGCTCTCATCTTTGATTTTGATTCTTTTAGTAAACTGGGTGGTTCTCCATACATGCAAAAGGCGTTCAATCTAGCAAATTTAGCTGCAAACGCGCCTTCTCCCGGAAGAGGCTGGGATACGCGGAAAAGTGCAGATTCCAGAAACAGATATTGGCTGATCGAAAATTTGATGAGCCAGCAGTTTATTCCTTTCCGTGAAGGATTATATGCATATTATCGTCAGGGGCTTGATGTAGCTACGGAAAATCCTGCACAGACAAGAACAAAGACCCTGGACTTGCTCACATCAATTAAAGCTGTTGCCCAGCTTCGCCCGGGAAGTGTTGTGGTAAATTCATTTTTCGATTCCAAATCCGATGAAATTTATAGCATTTTAAAAGAAGCCAATCCGGAAGAACGCAAAACGGCACAAACTATATTGGTAAGTCTGGATCCATCCAAAACTCAGTTATATCAAAAATTGTCGCAATAA
- the recN gene encoding DNA repair protein RecN → MLSNLLIKNYALIKQLEMSPDPGLNIITGETGAGKSIMLGAIGLLLGNRADVKSLYDPAEKCIIEGSFDLSGYDLAPNFEEENLDFAQECIVRREISVAGKSRAFINDTPVNLDTLKRISSQLLDIHSQHDSILLGSNEFQLQVVDTYAENYGLLHAYRKHFQAYREAAKAYDSLQKEAIQMRKAFDYDQFLYQELANADLRSDEQTQLEQELTILENAVEIREKLQLAYSYLDNPDSSILDYLKNTVTAISQASRLVPAYESLRERAQSCLIELRDLADEIDGVSSSVEIDEGRSQLVHERLDLIYQLQKKHHTTTVDELLKIQQELEKKVGTVLNLDEALLKAKKEAAKTEEVMLKSAANLSKERQKVLKTIESLIIERLIELGIPNASLSIKITEIQPTNDGIDSIAFLFSGNKGTPLQELRQVASGGEFSRLMMVIKYILADRRKLPTIIFDEIDTGVSGEIAKKMGKMMIKMSENHQIIAITHLHQIASSGKAHYFVYKDHSSAKTVSKIKKLSVDERVMEIAQMIGGHNPTESVINNAREMISKD, encoded by the coding sequence ATGCTCTCAAATTTACTTATTAAAAATTACGCCCTGATCAAGCAACTGGAAATGTCGCCGGATCCGGGATTAAATATAATTACAGGAGAAACGGGCGCAGGTAAATCCATTATGCTTGGCGCGATTGGTCTTTTACTTGGCAACCGTGCAGATGTAAAATCTCTTTACGATCCTGCCGAAAAATGTATCATTGAGGGCAGTTTCGATCTGTCAGGTTATGACCTGGCCCCTAATTTCGAAGAAGAAAATCTTGATTTTGCTCAGGAATGTATTGTACGGAGAGAAATTTCGGTGGCTGGAAAATCACGCGCATTCATTAATGACACACCGGTTAATCTTGATACACTCAAAAGAATAAGCAGCCAGCTTCTTGATATACATTCCCAACACGATTCGATTTTACTGGGAAGCAATGAATTTCAATTGCAGGTTGTCGACACTTATGCTGAAAATTATGGTTTGCTTCACGCTTACCGTAAACATTTTCAGGCATACAGAGAGGCAGCGAAAGCTTATGATTCTTTGCAGAAAGAAGCAATCCAGATGAGAAAAGCATTCGACTATGATCAGTTTCTATATCAGGAACTGGCCAACGCCGACTTGCGAAGCGACGAACAAACGCAGCTCGAACAGGAATTAACGATATTGGAAAATGCTGTGGAGATCAGGGAAAAGCTTCAATTGGCCTACTCCTATCTTGATAATCCTGACAGTTCAATCCTTGATTATCTGAAAAATACAGTTACAGCCATTTCACAGGCAAGCCGCCTGGTTCCGGCTTATGAATCTTTGCGTGAAAGGGCTCAGAGTTGCCTGATAGAACTTCGGGATTTGGCTGATGAAATTGATGGTGTAAGTTCTTCTGTTGAAATTGATGAAGGAAGAAGTCAGCTGGTTCATGAACGCCTGGATTTAATTTATCAACTGCAAAAAAAGCATCACACAACGACCGTTGACGAACTTCTGAAAATTCAGCAAGAGCTGGAAAAAAAGGTTGGAACGGTACTAAATCTGGATGAGGCCCTACTAAAAGCAAAAAAGGAAGCTGCAAAAACAGAAGAAGTCATGCTAAAAAGTGCGGCTAATTTGTCAAAAGAACGTCAGAAAGTTCTTAAAACAATCGAGTCGCTTATTATTGAAAGACTGATTGAATTAGGCATTCCGAATGCGTCTTTGTCTATAAAAATTACAGAAATCCAGCCTACAAATGACGGAATCGATTCCATCGCTTTTCTTTTTAGCGGTAATAAAGGAACGCCTTTACAGGAATTAAGACAAGTAGCTTCCGGTGGTGAATTTTCCCGTTTGATGATGGTTATCAAGTATATTCTGGCCGACAGGCGAAAACTGCCTACCATTATCTTTGATGAAATTGATACAGGCGTTTCAGGAGAAATAGCGAAAAAAATGGGTAAAATGATGATTAAAATGTCCGAAAATCATCAGATTATTGCCATCACGCATTTACACCAGATAGCAAGCAGCGGCAAGGCACACTATTTTGTATATAAGGATCATTCATCAGCAAAAACAGTCAGTAAGATAAAAAAATTATCTGTGGACGAACGTGTAATGGAAATCGCACAGATGATCGGAGGTCATAACCCGACAGAATCGGTGATAAATAATGCCCGTGAAATGATTTCCAAAGACTAA
- a CDS encoding viral A-type inclusion protein gives MKQYVLALGITFSFLSCNKDADKVLELEGEVMTIHDEVMPQMDDIMTLKSRLSQKIIHMDSLQNEGVAGNNIAEERIKATEINQKLNESDKLMMDWMHEYRGDSAKKLKPEAAILYFETQKKRIIEVKEITSKNIQEAKTFLN, from the coding sequence ATGAAACAGTATGTATTAGCACTAGGGATAACTTTTTCTTTTTTATCCTGTAATAAAGATGCAGACAAAGTCCTGGAACTGGAAGGTGAAGTGATGACAATCCATGATGAAGTGATGCCACAGATGGACGATATTATGACGCTTAAATCCAGGCTATCCCAAAAAATCATTCATATGGATAGTTTGCAAAATGAAGGAGTTGCGGGAAATAATATTGCGGAAGAACGTATTAAAGCGACAGAAATTAATCAGAAACTGAACGAATCAGATAAGCTGATGATGGACTGGATGCACGAATATCGTGGAGATTCCGCTAAAAAACTGAAACCCGAAGCGGCGATTCTTTATTTCGAAACGCAGAAGAAAAGAATCATTGAGGTAAAAGAAATTACTTCCAAAAACATTCAGGAAGCAAAAACATTTTTAAATTAA
- a CDS encoding SCO family protein, protein MSSIGNIGCKKLIIFFVLIGLISGCESGSKKLPILGERDWVTKKVDGKEVTDTIYNVIPPFTFTNQYGDTVTEKIVENKIYVTDFFFTTCPTICPVMKRQMVKVYKEFKDNPDVMILSHTIDPEHDTPQVLNKFAKDLGVEGKQWQFLTGPKEKIYEIGQKSYLSAAQEDKTAEGGFLHSGAFILIDKEKHIRGMYDGTTEEGTQKLIQGIKSLLEEYKK, encoded by the coding sequence ATGAGTAGCATAGGAAATATTGGTTGCAAGAAGTTAATTATCTTTTTTGTGCTGATAGGATTGATATCAGGTTGTGAAAGTGGCAGCAAGAAATTACCAATATTAGGAGAACGCGATTGGGTCACAAAAAAAGTGGATGGCAAGGAAGTCACAGATACCATTTATAATGTTATTCCTCCTTTTACTTTTACGAACCAATATGGAGATACAGTAACGGAGAAAATTGTAGAGAATAAAATTTATGTTACCGATTTTTTCTTTACTACCTGCCCAACTATTTGTCCGGTTATGAAAAGACAAATGGTAAAAGTGTACAAAGAATTCAAGGACAATCCGGATGTAATGATTCTGTCTCATACGATTGATCCGGAACATGACACGCCCCAGGTTCTGAATAAATTCGCAAAAGATTTGGGTGTTGAAGGAAAGCAATGGCAGTTTCTGACCGGGCCAAAAGAAAAGATCTATGAAATTGGACAGAAAAGCTATTTATCCGCTGCACAGGAAGACAAAACCGCCGAAGGAGGATTTCTGCACAGCGGAGCCTTTATTTTGATTGATAAAGAAAAACATATTCGCGGCATGTACGATGGAACTACTGAGGAAGGAACTCAGAAACTGATTCAGGGAATAAAATCATTATTGGAAGAGTATAAAAAATAG
- a CDS encoding c-type cytochrome: protein MIKKVIFALSAFTVFSCQSEQELKTEQYFAEGYQIYTMNCANCHQADGKGMANLYPPLVGSKIIHDKSAMACIMKYGMKGTITVNGKPFNRPMPANAKLQELEIAEVITYVNMKWAKDSVYTPIATVTKALTACKEH from the coding sequence ATGATAAAGAAAGTAATATTTGCCCTATCCGCTTTCACAGTATTCTCATGTCAAAGTGAACAAGAACTAAAAACAGAACAGTATTTTGCGGAAGGTTATCAAATTTATACAATGAATTGTGCCAACTGCCACCAGGCAGACGGCAAAGGAATGGCTAACTTGTATCCACCTCTGGTTGGATCCAAAATTATTCATGATAAATCTGCCATGGCTTGTATAATGAAATATGGCATGAAGGGGACGATTACAGTCAACGGTAAACCATTTAACCGCCCGATGCCTGCTAATGCAAAATTGCAGGAACTCGAAATTGCAGAGGTCATTACTTATGTAAATATGAAGTGGGCCAAGGACAGCGTTTACACGCCGATTGCTACCGTAACAAAAGCATTAACCGCCTGCAAGGAACATTAA
- the lptC gene encoding LPS export ABC transporter periplasmic protein LptC: protein MLANSFIIKYFQKGDRFISPFCILALAGFFFIACEPNEKKAGKPYTGPTDITNNVEIKYSEQGLMKVFLKTPLQLHYQNNDKVFPDTINVDFYDPLGVTVITKLRADSGRFDQRQNVYIVKGNVRVVKSQTKELLTTTELTWSPDTRKVFTDKFVSVKNIVTKDVINGNGMDADQDFSHIKFRKGTFKMKFNDI from the coding sequence ATGTTGGCTAATAGCTTCATAATAAAGTACTTTCAAAAAGGAGATAGATTCATATCTCCTTTTTGTATTCTGGCACTTGCCGGATTTTTTTTTATTGCCTGCGAACCAAATGAAAAAAAAGCCGGCAAGCCATACACAGGCCCAACTGACATTACCAATAATGTCGAAATTAAATATAGCGAACAAGGCTTAATGAAAGTATTCCTGAAAACTCCATTACAGCTTCATTACCAGAATAATGACAAAGTTTTTCCGGACACAATCAATGTGGATTTTTATGATCCGCTGGGCGTAACCGTTATAACAAAATTAAGGGCTGATTCTGGCAGATTTGACCAGAGACAAAACGTCTACATCGTCAAGGGAAATGTGAGGGTAGTAAAATCTCAGACAAAGGAACTACTTACTACAACGGAGTTGACATGGAGCCCTGATACCAGAAAGGTATTTACGGACAAGTTTGTTTCCGTAAAAAACATCGTTACAAAGGATGTAATCAACGGAAACGGAATGGATGCTGACCAGGATTTTTCACATATAAAATTCCGGAAAGGCACATTCAAGATGAAATTCAATGATATTTAA
- a CDS encoding type III pantothenate kinase — protein MLVFLPRKEDFCGNMNVVVDSGNTYSKIGWFSGDNLIRYETRLGFTELIDLIRAELPERIIYSSVNRPLNEFLEALDRDVPVLNLTGVTTVPVQKDYETPHTLGADRIAAACGANWMFPGKDVLVIDMGTSITYDMVDQQGIFRGGLISPGVRMRFNALHTFTKRLPLFDPEKDPEFIGKSTKNAIQSGVMNGTLAEIEGIINRYRNEIPSLCVVICGGDVPFFESSLKPPIFAVPELVLIGLNRILTYNVALQ, from the coding sequence ATGTTAGTATTTCTGCCAAGAAAAGAGGACTTTTGTGGGAATATGAATGTAGTAGTCGATTCGGGCAATACTTATTCCAAGATTGGATGGTTTTCAGGGGATAATCTGATCCGCTATGAAACACGGCTGGGTTTTACGGAACTCATTGATCTGATAAGGGCAGAGTTGCCCGAACGTATTATATATTCGTCCGTAAACCGGCCATTGAATGAGTTTTTGGAAGCGCTGGATCGCGATGTGCCGGTTTTAAATCTGACTGGCGTTACGACTGTTCCTGTCCAAAAGGATTATGAAACACCGCATACGTTGGGAGCCGACAGAATTGCAGCAGCCTGTGGTGCAAACTGGATGTTTCCGGGAAAAGATGTGCTGGTGATTGACATGGGTACAAGTATTACCTATGACATGGTTGATCAGCAAGGGATTTTTAGAGGTGGGTTAATTTCTCCCGGCGTCCGGATGCGATTTAATGCACTTCATACGTTTACAAAAAGACTTCCTTTGTTTGACCCTGAAAAAGATCCGGAATTCATTGGAAAAAGTACAAAAAATGCTATTCAAAGTGGCGTTATGAATGGTACCCTGGCCGAGATTGAAGGAATAATTAACAGGTACCGAAACGAAATACCATCTTTGTGCGTAGTAATATGCGGCGGAGACGTACCATTTTTTGAAAGTAGCCTGAAACCGCCCATATTTGCAGTGCCGGAACTGGTATTAATAGGACTGAACAGAATTTTAACATATAATGTCGCTCTACAATAG
- the rho gene encoding transcription termination factor Rho, with the protein MLTIDELNLKLLSELKEIAGKSGIQDYAKLPKKELVSRIIAQQNSAPEPEKVVEADLAIDSAAGDEPKKKRARRIETPVAAKAINVRTNKPRKEINSPAPTPLFDNTPKITETPVVPEPAATESAPAAVSEPVKRYEAPARKFDNQRKSEVISKNKDSARELDSIEDTLDDLGREEAAPVAETTSLNESSSQADNTETAQSAPVNTGATEERPVQQAGENHERHPQQNSSPREDPSNKIKRNYNNYVREFDGLIINEGVLEIMQDGGYGFLRSADYNYLASPDDIYVSPSQIKLFGLKTGDTVKGQIRPPKEGEKYFALLRVETVNGKTTEEIRDRIPFEYLTPLFPEECLRLSSRPDQYSTRILDLFAPIGKGQRGMIVAQPKTGKTVLLKEIANAITRNHPEVFLLILLIDERPEEVTDMQRSVRAEVIASTFDEQADRHVKVASIVLEKAKRMVECGHDVVILLDSITRLARAYNTVVPSSGKILSGGVDANALHKPKRFFGAARNVENGGSLTIIATALIDTGSKMDEVIFEEFKGTGNMELQLDRKLSNKRVFPAIDVMASGTRREDLLLDKETLKKVWILRKHMSDMNAMESMDFLLDHMKGTRNNEEFLISMNR; encoded by the coding sequence ATGCTTACAATTGATGAATTGAACCTTAAGCTTTTATCGGAGCTGAAAGAAATAGCGGGAAAAAGCGGCATTCAAGATTATGCCAAACTTCCCAAAAAAGAATTAGTATCAAGAATTATTGCACAGCAAAATAGTGCTCCGGAGCCTGAAAAGGTTGTTGAAGCAGATTTGGCTATTGATTCTGCTGCTGGTGATGAGCCTAAGAAAAAAAGAGCCAGACGTATCGAAACACCTGTTGCCGCCAAAGCAATTAATGTTCGTACCAATAAGCCAAGAAAAGAAATAAACAGCCCGGCTCCCACTCCACTTTTTGACAACACACCAAAAATTACGGAGACGCCGGTAGTACCTGAACCAGCTGCGACAGAATCAGCTCCTGCTGCTGTTTCTGAGCCAGTTAAAAGATATGAAGCGCCTGCAAGGAAATTTGATAATCAAAGAAAATCCGAAGTTATTTCTAAAAACAAGGATTCTGCGCGTGAGCTTGATTCTATTGAAGATACACTTGATGACCTGGGGCGTGAAGAGGCTGCTCCGGTAGCTGAAACTACGTCTCTAAATGAAAGTTCATCGCAGGCCGACAATACTGAAACTGCTCAAAGTGCTCCTGTAAATACAGGTGCAACGGAAGAAAGACCAGTACAGCAGGCAGGAGAAAACCACGAAAGACATCCGCAACAAAATTCTTCTCCAAGAGAAGATCCTTCCAATAAAATCAAACGTAACTATAATAATTATGTCCGCGAATTTGACGGTTTGATTATCAATGAAGGCGTTTTGGAGATTATGCAGGATGGCGGCTATGGCTTCCTTAGATCAGCTGATTACAACTATCTGGCCAGTCCGGATGATATATATGTTTCGCCTTCGCAGATAAAATTATTCGGTCTTAAAACCGGTGATACTGTAAAAGGTCAGATTCGCCCACCAAAAGAAGGGGAAAAATATTTCGCTTTACTTCGAGTTGAAACCGTTAATGGTAAAACAACTGAAGAAATCAGAGACCGTATTCCTTTTGAATACCTTACGCCTCTTTTCCCGGAAGAATGTTTAAGATTAAGCAGCCGTCCGGATCAGTATTCTACCCGTATTCTTGATCTTTTTGCACCAATCGGAAAAGGACAGCGCGGCATGATCGTTGCCCAGCCCAAAACGGGTAAAACGGTTCTATTGAAAGAAATTGCCAATGCGATTACGCGTAATCACCCGGAAGTATTTTTACTTATTCTTCTGATTGATGAACGTCCTGAGGAGGTTACAGATATGCAGCGCAGTGTGCGTGCAGAGGTAATTGCATCGACTTTTGATGAACAGGCTGACCGTCACGTGAAAGTAGCCAGCATTGTGCTTGAAAAAGCAAAAAGAATGGTAGAATGCGGTCACGATGTAGTTATTCTTCTGGATTCTATCACCCGTTTGGCCCGTGCATATAATACCGTGGTTCCTTCTTCCGGAAAAATTCTTTCAGGTGGTGTGGATGCCAACGCTTTGCACAAACCAAAACGTTTCTTCGGAGCGGCCAGAAATGTTGAAAATGGCGGATCTCTTACGATTATCGCAACTGCATTGATCGATACAGGTTCAAAAATGGACGAAGTTATCTTTGAGGAATTCAAAGGTACTGGTAACATGGAATTGCAGCTGGATCGTAAACTTTCAAACAAACGTGTATTCCCTGCTATCGACGTTATGGCATCAGGAACACGTCGTGAAGACTTATTACTTGACAAAGAAACACTCAAAAAAGTCTGGATTTTAAGAAAACATATGTCCGATATGAATGCCATGGAATCTATGGACTTCCTGCTCGACCATATGAAGGGAACCAGAAACAATGAAGAGTTCTTGATATCAATGAACCGATAA